One Salvelinus fontinalis isolate EN_2023a chromosome 27, ASM2944872v1, whole genome shotgun sequence genomic region harbors:
- the LOC129825290 gene encoding hydroperoxide isomerase ALOXE3-like — MVEYKVKVTTGDGLFSGSSDYIYVTLIGTEGESERTNLDNYGLDFMTGMTGTYTVTNPSSLGRLLLVKLEKEQYLFLPENELFCSKVVVTTPEGDVILFPCYRWVSRGEVVELRGGKARKIFEDELPLLVDHRKKELELQKKLFQWLVYAEGVTHINNATEVSALPSEVQFSFSKMSEFIYTKAAAIAELKLKCLVNSTEQWKDLEMMKTVFWKNRTPISEYVSEHWKEDDFFGSQFLIGSNPNVIQRCTTLPPNFPVTDEMVQPFLKDGSSLAMEMQEGNIFLCNYKRLEGVPTRVVNGKPLPLTAALCLFYKNPEDKLLPIAIQLEQQPSQQNPIFLPSDSKHDWLLAKIFVRNADFSEYQISYHLLGTHLLAEAFTMATFRSLPIIHPLHKLLIPHFRYTLQINLFARKRLFSPDGPLANGAMGQEGLRELMKRAHSEITYSSLCLPENIVARGLESIPNFYYREDGLKLWKIINSFVQGMVEHFYSSDSEVSRDSELQDWINEIFIHGFLGNNKSGIPKRFDKVEEVVKFITMIIFTVSAQHCALNMGQFDYGGWVPNNPLLLRKAPPTMKGRSSMKTILEVLPNISTTVNNMASAWLLSKRYSDIIPLGTYPDQHFDEAIPMQIIKQFQAKLSYLSQSIIKRNATLTLPYNYLNPAEMENSVSI, encoded by the exons ATGGTTGAATACAAAGTAAAGGTGACTACAGGGGACGGTCTATTCTCTGGCTCATCTGACTACATTTATGTCACACTGATTGGAACAGAGGGGGAAAGTGAGCGCACTAACCTTGACAACTATGGCCTAGATTTCATGACTGGGATG ACAGGGACCTACACTGTGACCAACCCCTCGTCTCTGGGGCGCCTCCTCCTGGTCAAGCTGGAGAAAGAGCAGTACCTGTTCCTGCCGGAAAATGAGTTGTTCTGCTCCAAGGTTGTCGTGACGACGCCCGAGGGTGACGTAATCCTTTTCCCTTGTTACAGATGGGTGTCCAGAGGGGAAGTTGTGGAGCTGAGAGGAGGAAAAG CCAGGAAGATTTTTGAGGATGAGCTCCCTCTACTGGTGGACCATCGTAAAAAGGAGCTGGAGCTTCAGAAGAAACTGTTCCA GTGGCTTGTGTATGCCGAGGGAGTCACCCACATCAATAACGCCACTGAAGTCTCAGCCCTCCCTTCTGAAGTTCAATTTTCTTTCTCCAAAATGTCAGAGTTTATCTACACCAAAGCTGCAGC TATAGCTGAGCTCAAACTGAAATGCCTGGTGAACTCCACCGAGCAGTGGAAAGACCTGGAGAtgatgaaaactgttttctggaAAAATAGAACACCCATTTCAG AATATGTTTCTGAGCACTGGAAGGAGGATGACTTTTTCGGGTCCCAGTTTCTGATTGGATCCAACCCCAATGTGATCCAGCGCTGCACAACGCTTCCTCCCAACTTCCCTGTCACAGATGAGATGGTACAGCCCTTCCTGAAGGACGGGAGTTCCCTGGCGATGGAGATGCAG GAAGGAAACATATTCCTTTGCAACTACAAGAGGCTTGAGGGTGTGCCAACCCGGGTGGTCAATGGTAAACCATTGCCCCTCACGGCTGCCCTCTGCCTGTTCTACAAGAACCCAGAGGACAAACTGCTGCCTATCGCCATCCAG CTGGAGCAGCAGCCCTCTCAGCAGAACCCTATATTTCTGCCTAGCGACTCGAAGCACGACTGGCTGCTAGCCAAGATCTTTGTGAGGAACGCAGATTTCTCCGAGTACCAGATCAGCTACCATCTACTGGGCACTCATTTACTGGCAGAGGCCTTCACTATGGCAACCTTCCGGAGCCTTCCTATCATACACCCTCTCCACAAG TTGCTGATACCCCACTTCCGTTACACCCTGCAGATCAACCTTTTTGCGCGAAAAAGACTGTTTAGTCCTGATGGACCCTTAGCAAAT GGTGCTATGGGACAGGAGGGGTTGAGGGAACTCATGAAAAGGGCACACTCAGAAATCACCTACAGCTCCCTCTGTCTGCCGGAGAACATTGTTGCACGAGGACTGGAGTCCATCCCCAACTTCTACTACAGGGAGGACGGCCTGAAGCTGTGGAAGATCATCAACAG CTTTGTCCAGGGGATGGTGGAGCACTTCTACTCCTCTGACAGTGAAGTGTCCAGGGACTCTGAGCTTCAGGACTGGATCAACGAGATCTTCATCCATGGGTTCCTTGGAAACAACAAGTCAG GAATCCCTAAGCGATTTGACAAAGTGGAGGAAGTTGTCAAATTCATTACCATGATTATCTTCACTGTGTCAGCTCAACATTGTGCCCTCAATATGGGGCAG TTTGACTACGGTGGTTGGGTACCCAACAACCCCCTGTTACTGCGCAAAGCTCCTCCCACCATGAAGGGGAGATCTAGCATGAAAACCAttttggaagtactgccaaacaTCAGCACTACTGTCAACAACATGGCTTCCGCATGGCTGCTCAGCAAGAGATACTCAGACATA ATTCCCCTTGGTACATACCCAGATCAACACTTTGATGAGGCTATCCCAATGCAGATTATTAAGCAGTTCCAAGCAAAGTTGTCCTACCTCAGTCAATCAATCATTAAGAGGAATGCCACACTTACACTACCCTATAACTACCTGAACCCTGCTGAGATGGAGAATAGTGTATCCATATGA